One window of Myxocyprinus asiaticus isolate MX2 ecotype Aquarium Trade chromosome 6, UBuf_Myxa_2, whole genome shotgun sequence genomic DNA carries:
- the LOC127443066 gene encoding lipoamide acyltransferase component of branched-chain alpha-keto acid dehydrogenase complex, mitochondrial-like isoform X1 has product MAAVIPLWNSLRILRRLPQVVSHRLQQYPRLQATGPAPVCHISTPLASVQWRGFRSSHVVSGQVLQFKLSDIGEGIMEVTVKEWYVKEGDRVSQFDSICEVQSDKASVTITSRYDGVIRKLYYDVDATALVGSPLVDIETERAIEGVPEEDVVETPAVSHKQPHQEMKDQKTQATPAVRRLAIENNIKLSEVVGTGQDGRILKEDILNFLAKQTGAILPYEVQKTPTPVMAKPTADTPPKEKKPVMAPPAIPQLVFTGIDRTEPLNGFQKAMVKTMTAALKIPHFGYCDEVDLTQLVRLRSELKGLAESRGVKLSYMPFFIKAASLGLLQFPVLNASVDEGCQSITYKASHNIGLAMDTPQGLLVPNVKSVQSLSVFDIAEEINRLQALGSAGQLGTADLTSGTFTLSNIGSIGGTFAKPVILPPEVAIGALGKIQVLPRFNSRDEVVKAHIMNVSWSADHRVIDGATMSRFSNLWRSYLENPAAMVLDLK; this is encoded by the exons ATGGCGGCGGTGATACCATTGTGGAATTCTCTGAGAATCCTGAGACGTCTT CCTCAGGTTGTGTCCCATCGCCTCCAGCAATATCCCAGGCTCCAGGCCACTGGACCAGCCCCTGTGTGTCATATCTCCACACCCCTTGCTTCAGTTCAATGGAGAGGCTTCAGATCAAGCCATG TGGTGTCTGGACAGGTGCTTCAGTTCAAACTCTCAGATATTGGAGAGGGCATCATGGAGGTCACTGTAAAAGAGTG GTATGTCAAGGAAGGGGACCGGGTCTCCCagtttgacagcatttgtgaggtCCAGAGTGACAAAGCGTCCGTCACTATCACGAGCCGTTATGACGGAGTCATTCGTAAGCTGTATTATGACGTAGATGCTACCGCTCTTGTTGGTTCCCCTCTCGTGGACATTGAAACAGAAAGAGCAATAG AGGGCGTTCCAGAGGAAGATGTGGTCGAGACTCCAGCAGTATCCCATAAACAACCACACCAGGAAATGAAGGACCAGAAAACTCAGGCAACACCGGCAGTGCGCCGTCTGGCCATAGAAAACAAT ATTAAGCTCAGTGAGGTGGTCGGGACAGGACAGGATGGCCGTATTCTAAAGGAGGACATTCTTAATTTCTTAGCAAAGCAGACAGGAGCCATCCTGCCTTATGAGGTCCAGAAAACCCCAACACCGGTTATGGCAAAACCCACTGCAGACACCCCACCCAAAGAGAAGAAGCCTGTCATGGCTCCTCCAGCGATCCCTCAACTCGTCTTCACTGGGATAGACAGGACCGAGCCACTAAATG GTTTCCAGAAGGCCATGGTGAAGACCATGACTGCTGCTCTGAAGATCCCACACTTCGGTTACTGTGATGAGGTGGACCTGACACAGCTAGTGCGGTTACGCTCAGAGCTGAAGGGGCTCGCGGAGTCTCGGGGTGTCAAACTCAGCTACATGCCTTTCTTCATAAAG GCTGCATCACTTGGCCTCCTGCAGTTCCCTGTTCTCAATGCCTCTGTGGATGAAGGCTGCCAGAGCATTACATACAAG GCATCTCATAACATTGGCTTGGCCATGGACACTCCTCAGGGACTCCTGGTGCCCAACGTGAAGAGCGTTCAGAGCCTTAGTGTGTTTGACATCGCTGAGGAGATTAACCGTCTGCAGGCTTTGGGTTCAGCAGGACAGCTGGGCACTGCTGATCTCACTAGTGGAACCTTTACTCTGTCCAACATTGGCTCG atTGGAGGGACATTTGCCAAGCCAGTGATTCTGCCCCCAGAGGTGGCCATCGGAGCTTTGGGAAAGATTCAA GTACTGCCCAGGTTTAACTCCCGTGATGAGGTGGTGAAGGCGCACATCATGAACGTCAGCTGGTCCGCTGATCATAGAGTTATAGATGGCGCTACCATGAGCCGCTTCTCCAACCTGTGGCGCTCTTACCTGGAAAACCCAGCTGCCATGGTCCTCGATCTCAAATGA
- the LOC127443066 gene encoding lipoamide acyltransferase component of branched-chain alpha-keto acid dehydrogenase complex, mitochondrial-like isoform X2 gives MKDQKTQATPAVRRLAIENNIKLSEVVGTGQDGRILKEDILNFLAKQTGAILPYEVQKTPTPVMAKPTADTPPKEKKPVMAPPAIPQLVFTGIDRTEPLNGFQKAMVKTMTAALKIPHFGYCDEVDLTQLVRLRSELKGLAESRGVKLSYMPFFIKAASLGLLQFPVLNASVDEGCQSITYKASHNIGLAMDTPQGLLVPNVKSVQSLSVFDIAEEINRLQALGSAGQLGTADLTSGTFTLSNIGSIGGTFAKPVILPPEVAIGALGKIQVLPRFNSRDEVVKAHIMNVSWSADHRVIDGATMSRFSNLWRSYLENPAAMVLDLK, from the exons ATGAAGGACCAGAAAACTCAGGCAACACCGGCAGTGCGCCGTCTGGCCATAGAAAACAAT ATTAAGCTCAGTGAGGTGGTCGGGACAGGACAGGATGGCCGTATTCTAAAGGAGGACATTCTTAATTTCTTAGCAAAGCAGACAGGAGCCATCCTGCCTTATGAGGTCCAGAAAACCCCAACACCGGTTATGGCAAAACCCACTGCAGACACCCCACCCAAAGAGAAGAAGCCTGTCATGGCTCCTCCAGCGATCCCTCAACTCGTCTTCACTGGGATAGACAGGACCGAGCCACTAAATG GTTTCCAGAAGGCCATGGTGAAGACCATGACTGCTGCTCTGAAGATCCCACACTTCGGTTACTGTGATGAGGTGGACCTGACACAGCTAGTGCGGTTACGCTCAGAGCTGAAGGGGCTCGCGGAGTCTCGGGGTGTCAAACTCAGCTACATGCCTTTCTTCATAAAG GCTGCATCACTTGGCCTCCTGCAGTTCCCTGTTCTCAATGCCTCTGTGGATGAAGGCTGCCAGAGCATTACATACAAG GCATCTCATAACATTGGCTTGGCCATGGACACTCCTCAGGGACTCCTGGTGCCCAACGTGAAGAGCGTTCAGAGCCTTAGTGTGTTTGACATCGCTGAGGAGATTAACCGTCTGCAGGCTTTGGGTTCAGCAGGACAGCTGGGCACTGCTGATCTCACTAGTGGAACCTTTACTCTGTCCAACATTGGCTCG atTGGAGGGACATTTGCCAAGCCAGTGATTCTGCCCCCAGAGGTGGCCATCGGAGCTTTGGGAAAGATTCAA GTACTGCCCAGGTTTAACTCCCGTGATGAGGTGGTGAAGGCGCACATCATGAACGTCAGCTGGTCCGCTGATCATAGAGTTATAGATGGCGCTACCATGAGCCGCTTCTCCAACCTGTGGCGCTCTTACCTGGAAAACCCAGCTGCCATGGTCCTCGATCTCAAATGA
- the cdc14aa gene encoding cell division cycle 14Aa isoform X1, whose product MSHVSAWGGHWRVKRRRPAMVPQTAWITHITNRLYFATLRSKPKSTANTHFFCTDDEFIYENFYADFGPLNLAMLYRYCCKLNKKLKSLTLSRKRIIHYTSYDQRKRANAAVLIGAYAVIYLKKTPEEVYRAMISGTNVSYLPFRDAAFGNCTYNLTILDCLQGIRKALQHGFFDFENFDVEEYEHYERVENGDFNWIVPGKLLAFSGPHPKSKIENGYPLHAPEAYFPYFRQHNVTDVVRLNKKIYEGQRFTDAGFEHHDLFFIDGTTPSDLITRRFLHICESAKGAVAVHCKAGLGRTGTLIGCYLMKHYRFTAPEAIAWIRICRPGSIIGPQQHFLEQKQHSIWVQGDLHRSKLKQQQLRESRQQERDISHLISNMDDISIDSSILKTQSVDETDYRKEDMIPTQGDKLLALKGQRHPRSTTTTLSGISPVPGTISPLRASKSPFFISSSPAPRRLTRSPSSPADNLKSPFSLNTLSTKAVVIH is encoded by the exons ATGTCCCATGTGTCTGCCTGGGGGGGACACTGGCGTGTCAAGCGTAGGCGTCCAGCCATGGTGCCACAGACGGCCTGGATAACCCACATCACAA ATCGTCTGTATTTTGCTACTCTCAGAAGCAAACCCAAGAGCACAGCAAACACACATTTCTTCTGTACGGATGATGAATTTATTTATGAAAA TTTTTATGCAGATTTTGGACCCCTTAATCTAGCAATGCTGTACAGATACTGCTGTAAACTGAACAAAAAACTAAag TCTTTGACTCTGTCCAGAAAGCGTATCATCCACTACACCAGTTATGACCAACGAAAGAGAGCCAATGCAGCCGTCCTCATCGGTGCTTATGCA GTAATCTATTTAAAGAAAACCCCAGAGGAGGTTTACCGGGCCATGATCTCTGGAACAAATGTGTCATACCTGCCTTTCAG AGATGCTGCATTTGGGAACTGCACATATAATCTAACCATTTTAGACTGTTTACAAGGAATCCGCAAG GCCCTGCAGCATGGTTTCTTTGACTTTGAGAATTTTGATGTCGAAGAATATGAACATTATGAG CGTGTGGAAAACGGTGACTTTAACTGGATTGTGCCAGGAAAACTTTTGGCCTTCAGTGGACCTCATCCCAAAAGCAAAATAGAGAACG GTTATCCTCTCCACGCCCCTGAAGCATATTTCCCCTACTTCCGCCAGCACAATGTCACAGACGTGGTGCGACTGAACAAGAAAATCTATGAAGGTCAGCGCTTCACAGATGCTGGGTTTGAACATCACGACTTGTTCTTCATAGACGGCACCACACCAAGTGATTTGATCACAAGGCGCTTTCTGCACATCTGTGAGAGTGCAAAGGGTGCTGTAGCTGTCCACTGCAAGG CTGGCCTTGGTAGGACAGGTACTCTGATAGGCTGCTACTTGATGAAGCACTATCGTTTCACAGCGCCTGAGGCCATTGCCTGGATACGAATCTGCAGGCCTGGCTCCATCATTGGACCTCAACAGCACTTTCTTGAACA GAAGCAGCACAGTATCTGGGTGCAGGGTGACCTCCATCGTTCAAAGCTGAAGCAACAGCAGCTGAGGGAAAGCCGACAGCAGGAGAGAGACATTTCCCATCTCATCTCCAACATGGACGACATATCCATCGACAGCTCAATCCTAAAGACACAGAGTGTGGATGAG ACTGACTACAGAAAAGAGGACATGATTCCAACTCAAGGCGACAAACTACTAGCCTTAAAGGGCCAACGCCACCCCAGATCTACCACCACAACACTCAG TGGGATAAGCCCAGTTCCAGGCACCATTTCCCCTCTTCGAGCTTCCAAATCTCCTTTCTTCATCTCCTCCTCTCCTGCTCCACGGAGACTAACACGCAGCCCTTCCTCTCCTGCTGACAACCTTAAAAG TCCCTTCAGTCTGAATACGCTCAGTACTAAGGCTGTGGTTATACACTGA
- the cdc14aa gene encoding cell division cycle 14Aa isoform X3 encodes MNKMGDDNELLGAYELIKDRLYFATLRSKPKSTANTHFFCTDDEFIYENFYADFGPLNLAMLYRYCCKLNKKLKSLTLSRKRIIHYTSYDQRKRANAAVLIGAYAVIYLKKTPEEVYRAMISGTNVSYLPFRDAAFGNCTYNLTILDCLQGIRKALQHGFFDFENFDVEEYEHYERVENGDFNWIVPGKLLAFSGPHPKSKIENGYPLHAPEAYFPYFRQHNVTDVVRLNKKIYEGQRFTDAGFEHHDLFFIDGTTPSDLITRRFLHICESAKGAVAVHCKAGLGRTGTLIGCYLMKHYRFTAPEAIAWIRICRPGSIIGPQQHFLEQKQHSIWVQGDLHRSKLKQQQLRESRQQERDISHLISNMDDISIDSSILKTQSVDETDYRKEDMIPTQGDKLLALKGQRHPRSTTTTLSGISPVPGTISPLRASKSPFFISSSPAPRRLTRSPSSPADNLKSFNPRLAHSLGNLYDDNNFHDNESGTQPSSFTPSSPSAITQCPPAPPSGFSFGYPTTDPRLPPSHLNYNQEANTNLNSPTGANTINTTRTVRPMKRTGYSPFSRSRPSPRRGPVCAGLSGFPGRYLSRSIPSLQSEYAQY; translated from the exons ATGAATAAAATGGGAGATGACAATGAGCTGCTTGGTGCTTATGAGTTAATCAAAG ATCGTCTGTATTTTGCTACTCTCAGAAGCAAACCCAAGAGCACAGCAAACACACATTTCTTCTGTACGGATGATGAATTTATTTATGAAAA TTTTTATGCAGATTTTGGACCCCTTAATCTAGCAATGCTGTACAGATACTGCTGTAAACTGAACAAAAAACTAAag TCTTTGACTCTGTCCAGAAAGCGTATCATCCACTACACCAGTTATGACCAACGAAAGAGAGCCAATGCAGCCGTCCTCATCGGTGCTTATGCA GTAATCTATTTAAAGAAAACCCCAGAGGAGGTTTACCGGGCCATGATCTCTGGAACAAATGTGTCATACCTGCCTTTCAG AGATGCTGCATTTGGGAACTGCACATATAATCTAACCATTTTAGACTGTTTACAAGGAATCCGCAAG GCCCTGCAGCATGGTTTCTTTGACTTTGAGAATTTTGATGTCGAAGAATATGAACATTATGAG CGTGTGGAAAACGGTGACTTTAACTGGATTGTGCCAGGAAAACTTTTGGCCTTCAGTGGACCTCATCCCAAAAGCAAAATAGAGAACG GTTATCCTCTCCACGCCCCTGAAGCATATTTCCCCTACTTCCGCCAGCACAATGTCACAGACGTGGTGCGACTGAACAAGAAAATCTATGAAGGTCAGCGCTTCACAGATGCTGGGTTTGAACATCACGACTTGTTCTTCATAGACGGCACCACACCAAGTGATTTGATCACAAGGCGCTTTCTGCACATCTGTGAGAGTGCAAAGGGTGCTGTAGCTGTCCACTGCAAGG CTGGCCTTGGTAGGACAGGTACTCTGATAGGCTGCTACTTGATGAAGCACTATCGTTTCACAGCGCCTGAGGCCATTGCCTGGATACGAATCTGCAGGCCTGGCTCCATCATTGGACCTCAACAGCACTTTCTTGAACA GAAGCAGCACAGTATCTGGGTGCAGGGTGACCTCCATCGTTCAAAGCTGAAGCAACAGCAGCTGAGGGAAAGCCGACAGCAGGAGAGAGACATTTCCCATCTCATCTCCAACATGGACGACATATCCATCGACAGCTCAATCCTAAAGACACAGAGTGTGGATGAG ACTGACTACAGAAAAGAGGACATGATTCCAACTCAAGGCGACAAACTACTAGCCTTAAAGGGCCAACGCCACCCCAGATCTACCACCACAACACTCAG TGGGATAAGCCCAGTTCCAGGCACCATTTCCCCTCTTCGAGCTTCCAAATCTCCTTTCTTCATCTCCTCCTCTCCTGCTCCACGGAGACTAACACGCAGCCCTTCCTCTCCTGCTGACAACCTTAAAAG CTTCAATCCCCGTTTAGCCCACTCCCTCGGCAACCTCTACGATGACAACAACTTCCATGACAATGAAAGCGGCACACAACCTTCCTCCTTTACTCCCTCCTCGCCTTCTGCCATAACCCAATGCCCCCCTGCACCTCCATCTGGCTTTAGCTTTGGCTACCCCACCACTGACCCCCGACTGCCTCCTTCCCACTTAAACTACAATCAAGAGGCCAACACCAACCTCAACAGCCCTACTGGAGCTAACACCATAAATACTACCCGCACAGTCAGACCTATGAAAAGAACGGGCTACAGTCCGTTCTCCAGGAGCAGGCCAAGCCCTCGTAGAGGTCCAGTGTGTGCTGGACTCAGTGGGTTTCCAGGACGCTACCTCAGTAGATCCATTCCA TCCCTTCAGTCTGAATACGCTCAGTACTAA
- the cdc14aa gene encoding cell division cycle 14Aa isoform X2 encodes MNKMGDDNELLGAYELIKDRLYFATLRSKPKSTANTHFFCTDDEFIYENFYADFGPLNLAMLYRYCCKLNKKLKSLTLSRKRIIHYTSYDQRKRANAAVLIGAYAVIYLKKTPEEVYRAMISGTNVSYLPFRDAAFGNCTYNLTILDCLQGIRKALQHGFFDFENFDVEEYEHYERVENGDFNWIVPGKLLAFSGPHPKSKIENGYPLHAPEAYFPYFRQHNVTDVVRLNKKIYEGQRFTDAGFEHHDLFFIDGTTPSDLITRRFLHICESAKGAVAVHCKAGLGRTGTLIGCYLMKHYRFTAPEAIAWIRICRPGSIIGPQQHFLEQKQHSIWVQGDLHRSKLKQQQLRESRQQERDISHLISNMDDISIDSSILKTQSVDETDYRKEDMIPTQGDKLLALKGQRHPRSTTTTLSGISPVPGTISPLRASKSPFFISSSPAPRRLTRSPSSPADNLKSPFSLNTLSTKAVVIH; translated from the exons ATGAATAAAATGGGAGATGACAATGAGCTGCTTGGTGCTTATGAGTTAATCAAAG ATCGTCTGTATTTTGCTACTCTCAGAAGCAAACCCAAGAGCACAGCAAACACACATTTCTTCTGTACGGATGATGAATTTATTTATGAAAA TTTTTATGCAGATTTTGGACCCCTTAATCTAGCAATGCTGTACAGATACTGCTGTAAACTGAACAAAAAACTAAag TCTTTGACTCTGTCCAGAAAGCGTATCATCCACTACACCAGTTATGACCAACGAAAGAGAGCCAATGCAGCCGTCCTCATCGGTGCTTATGCA GTAATCTATTTAAAGAAAACCCCAGAGGAGGTTTACCGGGCCATGATCTCTGGAACAAATGTGTCATACCTGCCTTTCAG AGATGCTGCATTTGGGAACTGCACATATAATCTAACCATTTTAGACTGTTTACAAGGAATCCGCAAG GCCCTGCAGCATGGTTTCTTTGACTTTGAGAATTTTGATGTCGAAGAATATGAACATTATGAG CGTGTGGAAAACGGTGACTTTAACTGGATTGTGCCAGGAAAACTTTTGGCCTTCAGTGGACCTCATCCCAAAAGCAAAATAGAGAACG GTTATCCTCTCCACGCCCCTGAAGCATATTTCCCCTACTTCCGCCAGCACAATGTCACAGACGTGGTGCGACTGAACAAGAAAATCTATGAAGGTCAGCGCTTCACAGATGCTGGGTTTGAACATCACGACTTGTTCTTCATAGACGGCACCACACCAAGTGATTTGATCACAAGGCGCTTTCTGCACATCTGTGAGAGTGCAAAGGGTGCTGTAGCTGTCCACTGCAAGG CTGGCCTTGGTAGGACAGGTACTCTGATAGGCTGCTACTTGATGAAGCACTATCGTTTCACAGCGCCTGAGGCCATTGCCTGGATACGAATCTGCAGGCCTGGCTCCATCATTGGACCTCAACAGCACTTTCTTGAACA GAAGCAGCACAGTATCTGGGTGCAGGGTGACCTCCATCGTTCAAAGCTGAAGCAACAGCAGCTGAGGGAAAGCCGACAGCAGGAGAGAGACATTTCCCATCTCATCTCCAACATGGACGACATATCCATCGACAGCTCAATCCTAAAGACACAGAGTGTGGATGAG ACTGACTACAGAAAAGAGGACATGATTCCAACTCAAGGCGACAAACTACTAGCCTTAAAGGGCCAACGCCACCCCAGATCTACCACCACAACACTCAG TGGGATAAGCCCAGTTCCAGGCACCATTTCCCCTCTTCGAGCTTCCAAATCTCCTTTCTTCATCTCCTCCTCTCCTGCTCCACGGAGACTAACACGCAGCCCTTCCTCTCCTGCTGACAACCTTAAAAG TCCCTTCAGTCTGAATACGCTCAGTACTAAGGCTGTGGTTATACACTGA